The Lichenihabitans psoromatis genome contains a region encoding:
- a CDS encoding sulfate transporter family protein → MLPSVIDAVAALREMWTPPFRAVAAKILGLTLALVVMAAAAAHAWLSGLVTIPSPWLGMVVTILEGLGLAVAGIFLVAPMSALVAGFFIDDLAGLVERDIDPARAPGRALPIGSALWLSVRFALLSLAVMIVALALLLVPGINALAFLGANAYLSGRQYFEFAALRFRSPEETRAMRNAHAGTIFAAGLWIALFLSVPILNLLTPLFATALMVRVHKRLALRQILRPR, encoded by the coding sequence ATGCTTCCAAGCGTCATCGACGCCGTTGCGGCTCTTCGGGAGATGTGGACGCCGCCGTTCCGAGCCGTTGCGGCCAAAATCCTTGGCCTCACGCTGGCGCTCGTCGTCATGGCGGCCGCGGCAGCTCACGCCTGGTTGAGTGGTCTCGTCACCATTCCGTCGCCGTGGCTTGGCATGGTTGTGACGATCCTCGAGGGACTTGGCCTCGCGGTCGCGGGGATCTTTCTCGTTGCGCCGATGTCGGCATTGGTCGCAGGCTTCTTCATCGACGATCTCGCGGGCTTGGTCGAACGCGACATCGATCCAGCCCGAGCCCCCGGTCGCGCGCTGCCGATCGGAAGCGCACTCTGGCTGTCGGTCCGCTTCGCCCTGCTGTCACTCGCGGTCATGATCGTGGCGCTCGCGCTGTTGTTGGTGCCGGGCATCAACGCGCTCGCGTTCCTCGGGGCGAATGCCTACCTCTCGGGTCGGCAATATTTCGAGTTCGCAGCCTTGCGGTTCCGCAGTCCGGAAGAGACGCGGGCTATGCGAAACGCCCATGCCGGAACGATCTTTGCGGCAGGGCTCTGGATCGCGCTCTTCCTCTCGGTGCCGATCCTCAATTTGCTGACGCCGTTATTCGCCACCGCCTTGATGGTCCGGGTCCACAAGCGGCTCGCGCTTCGGCAGATCCTCCGGCCACGCTAA
- a CDS encoding M20 aminoacylase family protein: protein MPVINSVAEATEEVKVWRQDFHRHPELLYDVHRTAGLVADRLRAFGCDEVVTGIGRTGVVGIIRGNRPGPRTIAMRADMDALPITELNTTLPHASTTPGRMHACGHDGHTAMLLGAAQYLTGTRNFAGTAVVVFQPAEEGGGGGKAMVSDGLMARFGIDEIYGMHSLPGLPVGHFALRPGPIMAAADRFEIRLDGRGGHAANPHLCIDPVLAGAQITTALQMIVARNVDPLDACVVSVTQFNAGSAGNAIPQSARLGGTVRSLKAETRVLAERRLREIVAGVAAASGVDATVNYAHGYPVTVNHADQARFAATVAADVSGAQNVDPAIPPMMGAEDFSYMLEERPGAFLFIGNGDSAGLHNPGYDFDDTALPYGISFWGRLVETALRP, encoded by the coding sequence GACTTCCACCGCCACCCTGAACTCCTCTACGACGTCCACCGCACGGCAGGCCTGGTGGCCGATCGGTTGCGCGCCTTCGGGTGCGACGAGGTTGTGACCGGCATCGGCCGCACCGGCGTGGTCGGGATCATCCGAGGCAACCGGCCCGGCCCGCGCACGATCGCGATGCGCGCCGACATGGACGCTCTTCCGATCACCGAGTTGAACACGACGCTGCCGCATGCCTCGACGACGCCGGGCCGGATGCATGCTTGCGGTCACGATGGTCATACCGCGATGCTTCTCGGCGCCGCCCAATATCTGACCGGGACGCGCAACTTCGCCGGCACAGCCGTGGTGGTCTTCCAGCCGGCGGAAGAAGGCGGCGGTGGCGGCAAGGCGATGGTGTCGGACGGGCTGATGGCCCGCTTCGGCATCGACGAAATCTACGGGATGCACTCCCTGCCGGGTTTGCCTGTGGGTCATTTCGCTCTCCGGCCCGGCCCGATCATGGCAGCGGCGGATCGATTCGAGATCCGCCTCGACGGCCGCGGAGGTCACGCCGCCAACCCACATCTTTGCATCGATCCCGTGCTGGCGGGCGCACAGATCACCACGGCGCTTCAGATGATCGTGGCCCGCAACGTGGATCCGTTGGACGCCTGTGTCGTGTCGGTCACCCAGTTCAACGCGGGATCCGCCGGCAATGCGATTCCGCAGTCGGCCCGGCTCGGTGGTACGGTGCGGAGCCTCAAGGCGGAAACCCGCGTGTTGGCGGAGCGTCGCCTGCGCGAGATCGTGGCGGGCGTCGCGGCCGCCAGCGGCGTCGACGCCACGGTGAACTACGCGCATGGTTACCCGGTCACGGTCAACCATGCCGATCAGGCGCGTTTCGCCGCCACGGTCGCGGCCGACGTTTCGGGAGCTCAAAACGTCGACCCCGCGATCCCTCCGATGATGGGCGCGGAGGATTTCTCCTACATGCTCGAGGAGCGGCCGGGCGCCTTCCTGTTCATCGGCAATGGCGATAGCGCCGGTTTGCACAACCCAGGCTATGACTTCGACGACACCGCCCTGCCCTATGGGATCAGCTTTTGGGGACGGCTCGTCGAAACGGCTCTGCGGCCTTGA
- a CDS encoding response regulator: MTQDVTTQRACTVLVVEDEFLVRELAVCELEESGFHVIDFPTADAALVHLESHVGETAVVFTDVQMPGRLNGLDLADIVSRSWPSIGVLVTSGGPLVNPTKLPSCARFVAKPWRAADIVSRVQVIATRCAGHPAAL, translated from the coding sequence ATGACTCAAGATGTCACAACTCAAAGAGCCTGCACGGTTCTCGTCGTCGAAGACGAGTTCCTGGTGCGTGAACTTGCGGTGTGCGAACTCGAAGAATCCGGGTTCCATGTGATCGATTTCCCAACCGCGGATGCGGCGCTGGTGCATCTCGAAAGTCATGTCGGAGAAACCGCCGTCGTGTTCACCGATGTGCAGATGCCCGGACGCCTGAACGGCCTCGATCTCGCCGACATCGTGAGCCGCAGTTGGCCGAGCATCGGGGTTCTTGTGACCTCGGGTGGACCGTTGGTCAATCCAACCAAGCTGCCGTCATGCGCGCGGTTCGTGGCTAAGCCTTGGCGGGCCGCCGACATCGTCAGTCGGGTGCAGGTGATCGCGACCCGGTGCGCCGGACATCCAGCGGCGTTGTAG
- a CDS encoding complex I NDUFA9 subunit family protein: MAGVDIAHDRIVTVFGGSGFLGRHVVRALARDGWRIRIASRRPDLAIHTQTTGRVGQITAVQANLRYPASLAAALRGADAVINLVGILAEQGKQQFETVHTAGAAAVVKAARDAGIGTLVHVSAIGADPEGASQYARSKGKAEAIVREAYPDAVILRPSIVFGPEDEFFNRFAAMARISPVLPLVGGGLTRFQPVYVGDVAEAVAAAAIGTARARGTYELGGPAVRTFKDLMEYVCRVTGRKRLLVPIPFDAMRIPAGLTELADSLLLGAFPKMLLMTRDQITLLRSDNVVSPSAIASDLTLKGLGIEPRAMESIVPSYLYRFRKTGQFDRGRIAP; encoded by the coding sequence ATGGCCGGTGTCGATATCGCTCACGACCGGATCGTCACGGTGTTCGGCGGCTCGGGCTTCCTGGGCCGGCATGTCGTGCGGGCGCTCGCCCGCGACGGGTGGCGCATTCGCATCGCATCACGGCGGCCCGATCTCGCCATTCACACGCAAACCACCGGTCGCGTGGGGCAAATCACGGCCGTGCAGGCCAATTTGCGCTATCCGGCCTCGCTCGCGGCGGCACTGCGCGGCGCCGACGCGGTCATCAATCTGGTCGGCATTCTGGCCGAGCAGGGAAAGCAACAGTTCGAGACGGTTCACACCGCTGGCGCGGCGGCGGTTGTCAAGGCGGCGCGTGACGCCGGCATCGGAACGCTCGTTCATGTGTCGGCCATCGGCGCCGATCCGGAGGGCGCGTCCCAATATGCCCGGTCGAAGGGCAAGGCCGAAGCCATCGTGCGCGAGGCTTATCCGGATGCGGTGATCCTGCGGCCCTCGATCGTCTTCGGCCCGGAGGACGAATTCTTCAATCGTTTTGCCGCCATGGCACGGATTTCGCCGGTCCTCCCGCTGGTTGGCGGCGGGCTCACGCGGTTTCAGCCGGTCTATGTGGGCGATGTGGCTGAAGCGGTCGCGGCCGCCGCCATCGGCACGGCGCGCGCAAGAGGCACCTACGAACTCGGCGGTCCTGCGGTGCGGACCTTCAAGGATTTGATGGAGTATGTCTGTCGGGTCACCGGGCGCAAGCGCCTGCTGGTTCCCATTCCGTTCGATGCAATGCGGATCCCGGCCGGTCTGACGGAATTGGCCGACAGCCTGCTGCTCGGCGCCTTTCCCAAAATGCTGTTGATGACCCGCGATCAGATCACGCTGCTGCGGTCCGACAATGTTGTGTCGCCATCCGCGATCGCCAGCGACCTGACGCTCAAGGGGCTTGGCATCGAGCCGCGCGCGATGGAAAGCATCGTGCCGAGCTATCTTTACCGTTTTCGCAAGACCGGCCAGTTCGATCGGGGGCGTATCGCGCCCTAA